The sequence ccacttttcaacggtttcgatcttggccgggtccacttggataccttctttgttcactatgtgacctaggaatcgaacttcttccaaccaaaatgcacactttgaaaacttagcgtacagtttttctttcctcaatacttctagcacttttctcaaacgttcttcgtgctcttgatcattctttgagtaaataagtatgtcatcgatgaaaacaatgacaaacttgtcaagatatggcccacacactcggttcataaggtccatgaacacagctggtgcgttagtcaatccaaacggcataaccataaactcgtaatgaccataacgcgtcctaaaagcagtttttggaatatcatcctcctttactcgcatttgatgatatccagaacataaatcgatcttcgaataaaccgacgagtcttgtagttgatcaaataagtcgtcaattctcggcagtggataacggtttttgatggtaagtttgttcaactctctgtagtaaatacataacctaaatgtaccatccttcttcttgacaaacaaaacaggagctccccatggtgatgtgcttggtcgaatgaaaccacgctctaaaagttcttgtaattggctttgcagttctttcatctcgctgggtgcgagtctgtaaggagcacgagctattggtgcagctcctggtacaagatctatttgaaattcaacgaatcgatgtgggggtaatcccggtaattctttcggaaatacatcgggaaattcttttgcgacggaaacatcattgatgctcttttcttcagtttgtactttttcaacgtgtgctagaacagcatagcaaccttttcttattagtttttgtgccttcaaattaataataaggtgtagcttcgtgttgcccttttctccgtacaccattaagggttctccttcttctcgtacaatcttaaatatttcgctacccagtttaatttctcgattcaagcatatattatctgctgaaattaatttaccgtttgctaattcaagtaaaaatttactatccaacagcgtcaatggacaacttaatttagcacaaaaatctctactcatatagcttctatccgcacccgaatcaaataaaacgtaagcagatttattgtcaataagaaacgtacccgtaacaagctccgggtcttcctgtgcctctgccgcattaatattgaaaactcttccgcggccttgtccattcgtgttctcctggttcgggcaatttctaataatgtggcccggtttttcacatttataacaaactacattggcataacttgctccgacactacttgctccaccattactcattccgacaccatttgttcctttcgttctgttaacccctggtccgtagacctcacacttcgccgcgctatgaccatttcttttacacttgttgcaaaatttggtgcagaaccccgagtgatacttttcacacctttggcatagctgcttctgattgttgttgttgttgttgttgttgcggttgttattgttgttgggatgattgttgtagttgctgttgttgttgttgttgttgttgttgttgttgttgttgttgttgttgttgggccgtttgttgtagttgcgattgatgttgcgattgttgggataattgttgcgattattattgtaattgctgttgttgttgtattggtgattcttatcaccgttttcctcccactttcttttgacttgcttcacattggcctcttcagccgtctgttctttaattctttcctcaatctggttcactagtttgtgagccattctacatgcctgttgtatggaggcgggctcgtgtgaacttatatcttcttggattctttccggtaatcctttcacaaaagcgtcgatcttctcttcctcatcttcgaacgctcccggacacaataggcacaattctgtgaatcgtctttcgtacgtggtaatatcaaatccttgggttcgtaaccatctaagttctgtcttgagcttattgacctcggttctgggatggtacttctcgttcatcaagtgcttgaatgctgaccacggtagtgcgtacgcatcatcttgtcccaattgctctagataggtattccaccatgttaacgcagaacccgtgaaggtatgcgtagcttacttcactttgtcctcttcagtacacttacttatggcaaacaccgattcgaccttctcggtccaccgtttcaatccgatcggtccttcggttccatcaaattccaaaggtttgcaggcagtgaattctttgtaggtgcatcctacatgatttcctgtactgctagatccaaggttattgttagtatatagcgcaacctgtactgcggctatgtttgaagctagaaaagtacggaattcctcttcattcatattcacggtgtgtcgagtagtcggtgccatttccttcaaaatagtcaaatggaacaagttaatcatacagaatattaagagtagttaatagtatttcgtagcataatatgaactcatttataaaagctttttttcatattaccattttataagtttaaattcgggtagtacctacccgttaagttcatacttagtagctaatatacaattcaactactacaattctatatgaaaaactgattataataatattttgtgttcaaacttttatacaatattttacaaacttacaataccgcttattttacataaagcatgaaatatagcacacaataactttgatataagatagttgtgaagataattctagctagtacacaagtcgttcagcaaaggcaataaagacacgtaattcatacatccagaaacaagtcatgcattctggttttactaggactacttcccatccttggtcttgtggaacataaccgttatggccgttgataagacagcgtgttgtaacgtcgtcaaagggacgagggttacgtaatgaccaacagtctcgtaataacctaaaaacctcatttcttaccccaattaccgactccgtcacttgtgggaacattttgtttaatagttgtagcccgatgttctttttctcactttggtgagaagcgaacattactaacccgtaagcatagcatgcttctttatgtttcatgttagccgctttttctaaatcatgaagtcctatattcggatacatcgagtcaaaataatttcttaacccgttgcgtaaaatagcatttgggttcccctcaatatatgcatcaaagtaaacacatcgtaacttatgggtttcccaatgtgatatcccccatctttcaaacgaaagtctcttataaaccaagatattcttggaacgttcttcgaatgtattacaaactgatttcgccgtaaatagttgtgccgaagaattctgaccgactctagacaagatttcatcaatcatgtctccgggtaggtctcttaaaatattgggttgtctatccattttgtgtttttatactgtaaaatagacaagagttagattcataaaaaaaaaatacttattaatacaagcaatttttacatatatcataaagcataagcacactatattacatatattacaccacacgaatacaactatcttattccgactcgctcgtttcttcttcttcgattttggttcgttttgccaagtttctagggatatatgatgttcccctaatacgagctgtcgttttccacaacggtttagaaaaacctggtggtttagaggttcccgggtcattgttacaacttaagggcttcgggggttgacgatacatataaagttcatcggggttggaattagatttctctatttttatgccctttcccttattattttcttttgcctttttaaattcagttggggtaatttctataacatcatcggaattctcgtcggaatccgattcatcggagaattggtaatcctcccaatattttgcttccttggcggaaacaccattgaccataattaaccttggtcggttggttgaggattttcttttacttaaccgttttattatttcccccaccggttctatttcctcctccggttcctcctcttctggttctgattcttcttccggttctaattcttcttccggttcttcttcgagaacttgtgaatcagtccaatatatattcgactcttcgttattattaggtgagtcaatgggatttgtgctagaggtagacatctatcacacaatatcaaacatgttaagagattaatatatcacataatatatacatgtcaataatatatagtttccaacaaaaatgttaagcaatcatttttaaagaaaacacggtcgaagtccagactcactaatgcatcataacaaactcgataagacacactaatgcaaattttctggttctctaagaccaacgctcggataccaactgaaatgtcccgttcttattgattaaaaacgttccatattaattgatttcgttgcgaggttttgacctctatatgagacatttttcaaagactgcattcatttttaaaacaaaccataacctttatttcataaataaaggtttaaaaagctttacgtagattatcaaataatgataatctaaaatatcccgtttacacacgaccattacataatggtttacaatacaaatatgttacatcgaaatcagtttcttgaatgcagtttttacacaatatcatacaaacatggactccaaatcttgtccttattttagtatgcaacagcggaagctcttagtattcacctgagaataaacatgctttaaacgtcaacaaaaatgttggtgagttataggtttaacctatatatatcaaatcgtaacaatagaccacaagatttcatatttcaatacacatcccatacatagagataaaaatcattcatatggtgaacacctggtaaccgacattaacaagatgcatatataagaatatccccatcattccgggacacccttcggatatgatataaatttcgaagtactaaagcatccggtactttggatggggtttgttaggcccaatagatctatctttaagattcgcgtcaattagggtgtctgttccctaattcttagattaccagacttaataaaaaggggcatattcgatttcgataattcaaccatagaatgtagtttcacttacttgtatctattttgtaaatcatttataaaacctgcatgtattctcatcccaaaaatattagattttaaaagtgggactataactcactttcacatatttttacttcgtcgggaagtaagacttggccactggttgattcacgaacctataacaatatatacatatatatcaaagtatgttcaaaatatatttacaatacttttaatatattttgatgttttaagtttattaagtcagctgtcctcgttagtaacctacaactagttgtccacagttagatgtacagaaataaattgataaatattatcttgaatcaatccacgacccagtgtatacgtatctcagtattgatcacaactcaaactatatatattttggaatcaacctcaaccctgtatagctaactccaacattcacatatagagtgtctatggttgttccgaaatatatatagatgtgtcgacatgataggtcaaaacattgtatacgtgtctatggtatctcaagattacataatatacaatacaagttgattaagttatggttggaatagatttgttaccaattttcacgtagctaaaatgagaaaaattatccaatcttgttttacccataacttctttattttaaatccgttttgagtgaatcaaattgctatggtttcatattgaactctattttatgaatctaaacagaaaagtataggtttatagtcagaaaaataagttacaagtcgttttttaaaggtagtcatttcagtcgaaagaacgacgtctagatgaccattttagaaaacatacttccactttgagtttaaccataatttttggatatagcttcatgttcataataaatcattttcccagaataacaacttctaaatcaaagtttatcatagtttttaattaactaattcaaaacagcccgcggtgttactacgacggcgtaaatccggttttacggtgtttttcgtgtttccaggttttaaatcattaagttagcatatcatatagatatagaacatgtgtttagttgattttaaaagtcaagttagaaggattaacttttatttgcgaacaagtttagaattaactaaactatgttctagtgattacaagtttaaaccttcgaataagatagctttatatgtatgaatcgaatgatgttatgaacatcattaatacctcaagttccttggataaacctactggaaattagaaaaatagatctagcttcaaaggatccttggatggcttgaaagttcttgaagcagaatcatgacacgaaaacaatttcaagtaagatttccactcgaaataagattgttatagttatagaaattgaattaaagtttgaatatgattattaccttgtattagaaagataacctactataagtaacaaaggtttcttgatcttggatgattacttggaatggatttagaaaacttgaaagtaaacttgcaatcttggaagtattcttgattttatgaaactagaacttttggattttatgaagaacacttagaacttgaagatagaacttgagagagatcaattagatgaagaaaattgaagaatgaaagtgtttgtaggtgtttttggtcgttggtgtatggattagatataaatgatatgtaattttgttttcatgtaaataagtcatgaatgattactcatatttttgtaattttatgagatatttcatgctagttgccaaatgatggttcccacatgtgttaggtgactcacatgggctgctaagagctgatcattggagtgtatataccaatagtacatacatctaaaagctgtgtattgtacgagtacgaatacgggtgcatacgagtagaattattgatgaaactgaacgagaatgtaattgtaagcatttttgttaagtagaagtattttgataagtgtcttgaagtctttcaaaagtgtatgaatacatattaaaacactacatgtatatacattttaactgagtcgttaagtcatcgttagtcgttacatgtaaatgttgttttgaaacctttaggttaacgatcttgttgaatgttgttaacccattgtttattataacaaatgagatgttaaattgttatattatcatgatattatgatatataatatatcttagtatgatatatatacagttaaatgtcgttacaacgataatcgttacatatatatctcgtttcgaaatcattaagttagtagtcttatttttacatatgtatttcattgttaatacacttaataatatatttacttatcatttaacataattaaccaagtgtatcaatatcttaatatgattcatatgtacctagtaagacgttgttataacgataatcgttatatatatcgttttcgagtttcttaaattaatagtctcatttttatgtatataactcattgttaaaatacctaatgagatacatacttataataaaatcatgttaactatatatataaccatatatatgtcatcgtatagtttttacaagttttaacgttcgtgaatcaccggtcaacttgggtggtcaattgtctatatgaaacctatttcaattaatcaagtcttaacaagtttgattgcttaacatgttggaaacacttaatcatgtaaataacaatttcatttaatatatatataaacatggaaaagttcgggtcactacatgaatgaGCACTGACTCTCCCACAGAAGGTAAAGCCTCGGGTAATCATGCGCCCCCGAGCGCGATATTTGGTacagggtgaattgcgcattatgcgcactctCTAGTCATacttgttaggaattcggtagCAGACCCTAACAACAACATGTGATTTACAACAATCATATAACCCACATACAACAAAGGAATAAGCAATACGATAAATATCTATGTCGTTTATCCTTTTATTTATCGTATCGCTTATTCGTTTGTTATATGTGGGTTATGTGATTGTTGTAAATCACATGTTCTTGTTAGGGTCGACTACCGAATTCCTAACAATACTCCCCTTTCAAACAATTGGGCATAGCCAGGAGATGAACCACTGTGGTGTGCTTCATTATGCAACTCGGTGGTCACTCAGGCAAGCTTGCGTGATTATAATGAATCAGTATTGATTAAAGACAAAAATGGATATTTTAGACTTACTTGAAACGAGAATGCTTTCTCAAGCTCTTTGACAACGAATTTCATCGTTGGACGTTCGTCTTGAGTTTTAGCCAAACACCAATATGCAGTTTTCACAAATGTGTCTATAGATTCTTTGTTATCATCACCTTCTTCCTTAATGATAGGATCTATCATATCCATTATTGTTCCCTCAAGGAAGCCTCGACGTGCGGCATTTGCCACCCCATCTTCACTATTAAAAATTGTCTTGTATATTGGTTCGTAATGTTGTTGTCCGAATAGAATTTCGAACAATACTAATCCAAAACTATATACATCAGATTCTCTTTTCAACCTACCCATTTCACTATATTCTGGATCAAGGTAATGTGGAGGGCCGCTAAATGCACAAAGGCAACGATCATCTTGGTCTTGGTTTGGAGGAAGGAAAATCGATAGCCCAAAGTCAACAATCTTTGCCCCAAAATTCTCATATAAGGCAATTGAGTCTGAAGAGATACAACCATTTATCACAACCTTTTGGTCTTCCATATCATGATGTAGGTATTTCAATCCGTAGGCAACATCAAGACATATTTTCAAACGCTTTTCCCAAGTAAGAATAGACTTGTCTCTGTCGTTCGTCAAATATTCAGATAGGAATCCCTTAGAAGCTTCCTCAATGATAAACATCTTCTCGAGATCTTCAACACAAAATCCAAGTAGAGTGACTATGTTGGGATGTTTACAAGTTGCAAGCATTTCAATGTCTGTACGAAATAGTTCATCTCCTAACATGTCTTGTTTAGGGCGCATGCCGAATACCACTTCTAAATTGTCTTCTTCAGGGCGCAGGCGTTTTAGAAAGACAGTGGTACTTCTCTTGAGACATTCAGTTTCATCACCCTCAATATTTTCTTTGTATGCTCTGTATATGTCATAGAACTTAGCTTTTTTGACGCGGCCATTATATCTTGGCACACTCATATCATCCATCCTAAACTTCAAATGACTGAGTTGAGATGTCAAGTGTTCCAAGCTCGGTCTCTGCAACAAGGAAGGAAATACTAAAGgcttttaattactttaaataaaaTTGGTGTCATAAGAAAGAAACTATTGTGTAATCCATTTTGTATATTCTCTTGATTTTAAATTAGGTGAATTCGATAGGCGGGTTAAACTTTATGTGATATATATCAGCTTTCCTTATATAAACAATCCAGACTCCGATTTACAAGCTTATGAAATCATAAAATGAGTTCtttgatagatatatatatatatatatatatatatatatatatatatatatatatatatatatatatatatatatatatatatatatatatatatatatatatgaatttaagtTTGACAAAAACAAAAAatgtaagaaaaaaaaaaaaatacacaagaGAAAAAGATCATGGCTTTTGGTCATTTCATTGGTTAAAGGACCAAAAGTGTATAAATTCGTTTTAGGAATCAGGAATTATACGTTTAAAAAACATGGACTAATTTTTTTTTATGACTAATTTTTTTAAGAGTACTATTTACAAGTTAATATAAAGAACCCCACTTAACACAAGATCTGTTTAACCATTCTCCCCAACCACACTTAAACAAATTTATGTCAACAGCATATCTTGACAATTCCATATCATAAAAAATATATAATGGTTACACATTTTAATAACAAAACGATGATATCAGAGGATAACAGTAAAGAGTGACATCTTACAGTTACACTTTCATATGGCAGCTGAAGTTCCATTGCCTTCTCAAGTTGCTGGACGATATACTTCATATTTGGGCGTTGTAGTCGCTCATCCATTAAGCAAGATTTTACTGCTGGTGAGAAGGTGTCAATTGATCTACGACTTACTTCCTTTATTATACCAGGTAGCATTAAAGTGTAAAATTTTATTTTCCCAAATTTGGATTTGGCCAGTGAAACTAGAAAGTTATCTTTCTCATTTGGTAAACACGCTTTCCTCCCGCATAATAATTCCAATAAAACAACACCAAATGAGTAGATGTCCGACTTGTGAGTCACACCACCCGTCTTCACAATTTCTGGGTCTATATAACCTGTTGTTCCAATAGCTTCTGAAAAGAGAACATCATCCATTCGAAGTACAGAATGGTTGACGGAATATTCAAATTCAGATAACTTGGGTTCAAACTTACCATCTAATAATATTGTGGAGCTATTGATATTACGATGTATTACAGAGTAACTACGCCCGTCCTCACAATGGATGTAACTTAAAGCACGTGCAATACCAAGACTAATCCTCAGCCTTTGAATCCATGTAACCTTTGGGCTGCTCAGATACATAACGAGACTTCCCTTTGCCGCCTCATGCTTGTATATGATGACCTTCACCTGTTTTTCATCAGAGAaacctgaaggtatttcgtatgctcgagagacatattaaattaatgtggctaatgtgttatgatccaagtcgggtcatacccaataacaagcttaccgacacattatccgtatttgatcttaacgattggattattgattaaatacgcgacacttgaactttaagaaaaatggttttctgaaatattacttgatgtgtgtgtatatatatatatatatatatatatatatatatatatatatatatatatatatatatatatatatatatatatatatatatatatatatatatatatatatatattatggaataatttatataataagaatttaattat comes from Rutidosis leptorrhynchoides isolate AG116_Rl617_1_P2 chromosome 4, CSIRO_AGI_Rlap_v1, whole genome shotgun sequence and encodes:
- the LOC139841118 gene encoding uncharacterized protein, translating into MNPFMTSKGHGQTAAGREDNAVFFACYFDVYLHVLVPKSQGTSIWSFSDEKQVKVIIYKHEAAKGSLVMYLSSPKVTWIQRLRISLGIARALSYIHCEDGRSYSVIHRNINSSTILLDGKFEPKLSEFEYSVNHSVLRMDDVLFSEAIGTTGYIDPEIVKTGGVTHKSDIYSFGVVLLELLCGRKACLPNEKDNFLVSLAKSKFGKIKFYTLMLPGIIKEVSRRSIDTFSPAVKSCLMDERLQRPNMKYIVQQLEKAMELQLPYESVTRPSLEHLTSQLSHLKFRMDDMSVPRYNGRVKKAKFYDIYRAYKENIEGDETECLKRSTTVFLKRLRPEEDNLEVVFGMRPKQDMLGDELFRTDIEMLATCKHPNIVTLLGFCVEDLEKMFIIEEASKGFLSEYLTNDRDKSILTWEKRLKICLDVAYGLKYLHHDMEDQKVVINGCISSDSIALYENFGAKIVDFGLSIFLPPNQDQDDRCLCAFSGPPHYLDPEYSEMGRLKRESDVYSFGLVLFEILFGQQHYEPIYKTIFNSEDGVANAARRGFLEGTIMDMIDPIIKEEGDDNKESIDTFVKTAYWCLAKTQDERPTMKFVVKELEKAFSFQVSLKYPFLSLINTDSL